Proteins from a genomic interval of Microbacterium esteraromaticum:
- a CDS encoding DUF6264 family protein: MSTDRPQYGEYATPEEQRARAGLPPLEADAAASAPVIAPPAAQAASADVAPASQSVDARTPAGPMNRLITIALLALGLVNVLTSIPGFVDLATTLNLSLQMLGIDGEFSNFAAARTWGVISVLVMLAGYLATAWFSFRLLKRGRMAWWVPLVGAVATMLVVSFCVSVPMMGDPAFTQSLLTPPAG; this comes from the coding sequence ATGAGCACGGACCGGCCGCAGTACGGCGAGTACGCGACTCCCGAAGAGCAGCGCGCGCGGGCAGGGTTGCCACCGTTGGAGGCGGATGCTGCCGCATCCGCGCCGGTGATCGCGCCGCCCGCGGCGCAGGCTGCTTCTGCCGACGTCGCTCCGGCATCGCAGTCGGTGGACGCTCGGACGCCCGCAGGGCCGATGAACCGTCTGATCACGATCGCGCTGCTGGCGCTCGGCCTGGTCAACGTGCTCACGTCGATCCCCGGGTTCGTCGACCTGGCGACGACGCTCAACCTCTCGCTGCAGATGCTCGGCATCGACGGCGAGTTCTCGAACTTCGCGGCGGCGCGTACCTGGGGTGTGATCTCGGTGCTCGTGATGCTGGCGGGGTACCTCGCCACGGCCTGGTTCTCGTTCCGTCTGCTCAAGCGCGGGCGCATGGCATGGTGGGTTCCGCTGGTCGGTGCCGTGGCCACGATGCTCGTGGTTTCGTTCTGCGTCTCGGTGCCGATGATGGGCGATCCGGCGTTCACTCAGAGCCTGCTGACGCCACCCGCCGGATAG
- the ehuA gene encoding ectoine/hydroxyectoine ABC transporter ATP-binding protein EhuA — translation MPTRTDTHTGAITLDNGEVPAIRFDKVEKRFGDHIVLHDLDFTVRKGDRVTLIGPSGSGKTTILRLVMTLEEANAGYILIDGKPLTHVERDGKRVELKEKHRNEMRKRIGMVFQQFNLFPNMTVLENIIEAPVHVLKTPKTKAVARAHELLEMVGLPDKADAHPTQLSGGQQQRVAIARALAMEPEILLLDEVTSALDPEVVGEVLNILRDVARNTDVTMLIVTHEMQFARDVSNRVMMFDGGRIVEEGSPEKIFTDPQEQRTKDFLAAVL, via the coding sequence TTGCCTACTCGAACTGATACTCACACCGGCGCGATCACGCTGGACAACGGCGAGGTGCCCGCCATCCGATTCGACAAGGTCGAGAAGCGCTTCGGTGACCACATCGTGCTGCACGACCTCGACTTCACCGTGCGCAAGGGTGACCGCGTCACGCTCATCGGTCCCAGCGGCTCGGGCAAGACGACGATTCTGCGCCTGGTGATGACTCTCGAAGAGGCGAACGCGGGCTACATCCTCATCGATGGCAAGCCGCTCACGCATGTCGAGCGCGACGGCAAGCGCGTCGAACTCAAAGAGAAGCATCGCAACGAGATGCGCAAACGCATCGGCATGGTCTTCCAGCAGTTCAACCTGTTCCCGAACATGACCGTGCTCGAGAACATCATCGAAGCACCGGTGCACGTGCTGAAGACGCCGAAGACCAAGGCTGTGGCACGAGCACATGAGCTGCTCGAGATGGTCGGCCTGCCCGATAAGGCGGATGCCCACCCGACCCAGCTCTCCGGCGGACAGCAGCAGCGTGTCGCGATCGCTCGCGCGCTGGCAATGGAACCCGAGATCCTCTTGCTCGACGAGGTCACCAGCGCCCTCGACCCCGAGGTGGTCGGTGAAGTGCTGAACATCCTGCGCGACGTCGCCCGCAACACCGACGTGACAATGCTGATCGTCACCCACGAAATGCAGTTCGCCCGCGATGTATCGAACCGCGTGATGATGTTCGACGGCGGACGCATCGTCGAAGAAGGATCGCCCGAGAAGATCTTCACCGACCCGCAGGAGCAGCGCACGAAGGACTTCCTCGCCGCAGTACTGTAG
- the ehuD gene encoding ectoine/hydroxyectoine ABC transporter permease subunit EhuD, translating to MNERVIWDWDHALAALPDMLWAFLTVTLLVTVLGSIIAAALGLAIALARKSAPRPVAGALTFVMNFIRMTPLVVQLLFAYYVFVTVPPLTLGVIIFGIHYAAYMAEVYRAGIDAVPRGQWEAATALSMSRRRTWTAVVVPQALRSTLPALGNYVISMFKETPFLAVITVTDMVRAAQLYGGQNFRFIEAIIMAGILFLVASYPTSLLVGRLEKRLAYSN from the coding sequence ATGAACGAACGAGTCATCTGGGACTGGGACCACGCCCTGGCTGCCCTGCCCGACATGTTGTGGGCGTTCCTCACCGTCACGCTGCTGGTGACCGTGCTCGGCAGCATCATCGCCGCGGCACTCGGCTTGGCCATCGCGCTGGCGCGCAAGAGCGCACCCCGTCCGGTCGCCGGGGCGTTGACGTTCGTGATGAACTTCATCCGCATGACCCCACTGGTGGTGCAGCTGCTGTTCGCGTACTACGTGTTCGTCACCGTGCCCCCGCTCACTCTCGGTGTGATCATCTTCGGCATCCACTACGCCGCGTACATGGCCGAGGTGTACCGCGCCGGAATCGACGCGGTACCTCGTGGCCAGTGGGAGGCCGCCACCGCGCTGTCGATGTCGCGTCGCCGCACCTGGACGGCCGTGGTGGTGCCGCAGGCGCTGCGCTCGACGCTCCCCGCGCTCGGCAATTACGTCATCTCGATGTTCAAGGAAACCCCCTTCCTCGCGGTCATCACCGTGACCGACATGGTGCGCGCCGCCCAGCTCTACGGCGGCCAGAACTTCCGGTTCATCGAAGCCATCATCATGGCGGGGATCCTGTTCCTCGTCGCCAGCTACCCGACATCGCTGCTCGTCGGACGATTGGAGAAGCGTCTTGCCTACTCGAACTGA
- a CDS encoding amino acid ABC transporter permease, whose amino-acid sequence MTDNLEALQRALPYLLDGLLITLQLTVGGALLAFAIAISLGLLARFDNILIRGFARTVIEVFRGTSLLVQLFFFFFVLPLPPFNLALPSIVVGILGLGLNYGAYGAEVVRGSINAVPRGQWEATTALSLSRTQRMWRVIFPQAWALTIPSLTNLLIQLLKGTAVVYLITIVDFTAELNKLRIDTDVFFAYSLGLVVYFVIAYLLTLAMNAIEVRAKHRLGQGTRLREAVAAPTVDAEGNTP is encoded by the coding sequence GTGACCGATAATCTCGAGGCGCTCCAGCGGGCGCTGCCCTACCTGCTCGATGGGTTGTTGATCACCCTTCAGCTCACGGTGGGCGGCGCCCTGCTGGCGTTCGCCATAGCCATTTCACTCGGACTTCTCGCCCGCTTCGACAACATCCTCATCCGCGGCTTCGCGCGCACGGTGATCGAGGTGTTCCGCGGCACCTCGCTGCTGGTGCAGTTGTTCTTCTTCTTCTTCGTCCTCCCGTTGCCCCCGTTCAACCTCGCGCTTCCGTCGATCGTCGTCGGCATCCTCGGGCTCGGGCTGAACTACGGTGCCTACGGTGCCGAGGTCGTGCGCGGATCGATCAACGCGGTGCCGCGCGGACAGTGGGAGGCCACGACCGCGCTCAGCCTGTCGCGCACGCAGCGCATGTGGCGGGTGATCTTTCCCCAGGCGTGGGCGCTGACGATCCCCTCGCTCACCAACCTGCTGATCCAGCTGCTGAAGGGCACGGCCGTGGTCTATTTGATCACGATCGTCGACTTCACTGCCGAGCTGAACAAGCTGCGTATCGACACGGACGTGTTCTTCGCCTACTCCCTGGGACTCGTCGTCTACTTCGTGATCGCCTACCTGCTCACCCTCGCCATGAACGCGATCGAGGTGCGCGCTAAGCACCGCTTGGGCCAGGGCACGCGGCTGCGTGAGGCCGTTGCCGCTCCCACCGTCGATGCAGAGGGGAACACGCCATGA
- a CDS encoding transporter substrate-binding domain-containing protein translates to MSKRTTRTALATLGVLTLALAGCASGDNGSAGGDGGGDAQTTLEKAQESGSITLAVASERPYSWVEGGEPTGATIALHKQIFSNLGIDDIKVEEVEWNSLIPGLNAGRWDVISAGMSILPDRCEQAAFSDPEIMYTTTLAVPAGNPESLSDLGSVADSGDVTLAVQSGAIEEGYADDLGISDVIKVDSATAGLEAVQSGRTDAFALTAVSLNWMTQDNADLETTGAFVQELDGVAQVGAGSTVFRQDDNDLLAAYNEELAKITSDEQAYLDLVEPFGFTAENLPPADLTTAQLCAGELD, encoded by the coding sequence ATGAGCAAGCGCACGACCCGAACCGCACTCGCCACCCTGGGTGTACTCACACTCGCCCTCGCCGGTTGCGCATCCGGCGACAACGGCTCTGCCGGCGGCGATGGCGGCGGAGACGCCCAGACCACGCTCGAGAAGGCGCAGGAGTCCGGTAGCATCACGCTGGCCGTCGCATCAGAGCGCCCCTACTCGTGGGTCGAGGGCGGCGAGCCCACCGGGGCGACGATCGCGCTGCACAAGCAGATCTTCAGCAACCTCGGCATCGACGACATCAAGGTCGAAGAAGTCGAGTGGAACTCGCTGATCCCGGGTCTCAATGCCGGCCGCTGGGATGTCATCAGCGCGGGAATGTCGATCCTGCCCGACCGCTGCGAGCAGGCCGCGTTCAGCGATCCCGAGATCATGTACACCACCACCCTGGCCGTGCCGGCCGGCAACCCCGAGTCGCTCAGCGATCTCGGCTCGGTCGCCGACAGCGGTGACGTCACGCTCGCCGTGCAGTCCGGTGCGATCGAAGAGGGCTACGCCGACGACCTGGGCATCAGTGATGTGATCAAGGTCGACAGCGCTACCGCCGGCCTCGAGGCGGTGCAGTCCGGCCGCACGGACGCTTTCGCACTGACCGCCGTGTCGCTGAACTGGATGACCCAGGACAACGCCGACCTCGAGACCACCGGCGCCTTCGTGCAAGAGCTCGACGGTGTCGCGCAGGTCGGCGCGGGCTCAACCGTGTTCCGCCAGGACGACAATGATCTGCTCGCGGCCTACAACGAGGAGCTCGCGAAGATCACCAGCGACGAGCAGGCCTACCTCGACCTGGTCGAGCCGTTCGGGTTCACGGCCGAGAACCTGCCGCCGGCAGACCTGACCACCGCGCAGCTGTGCGCCGGCGAGCTCGACTGA
- a CDS encoding GntR family transcriptional regulator, with the protein MPRDLPRSVGRAAVPRVSRLSTVDLIAIELRKAIFSGALAVGASLGEVEIAAQLGVSRSPLREAAQRLVQEGILVAIPGRGMSVAVIEGDQIADVYEMRLAIEAQAARRVARAGNAGALQRIRRAFDDLVAVSDGEDARAIGDADLEFHQVLVDAAGSERMTRAMAALVMQTRIMSFSVADGYSVRRSVSPTYTVLLDALAAGDADAAAAALEKQFSDAVSRLRGDADVDTVEVDLDEQPQVFQPIDGAMRD; encoded by the coding sequence ATGCCCCGAGACCTGCCCCGCTCCGTCGGCCGGGCCGCAGTGCCGCGCGTGTCGCGGCTGTCGACCGTTGACCTCATCGCGATCGAGTTGCGCAAGGCGATCTTCTCGGGCGCGCTCGCGGTCGGCGCCTCACTGGGTGAGGTCGAGATCGCCGCGCAGCTGGGGGTGAGCCGCAGCCCGTTGCGTGAGGCCGCACAGCGCCTGGTGCAGGAGGGCATCCTCGTCGCGATTCCGGGGCGCGGGATGAGCGTCGCGGTGATCGAGGGTGATCAGATCGCCGACGTGTATGAGATGCGTCTGGCGATCGAGGCGCAGGCCGCGCGGCGCGTCGCGCGCGCCGGCAACGCGGGGGCACTGCAACGCATCCGTAGGGCCTTCGACGACCTCGTCGCGGTCAGTGACGGAGAGGATGCCCGCGCGATCGGCGACGCCGATCTGGAGTTCCACCAGGTGCTCGTCGATGCGGCGGGCAGCGAGCGGATGACCCGCGCGATGGCCGCATTGGTGATGCAGACCCGCATCATGAGCTTCAGCGTCGCCGACGGTTACTCCGTGCGCCGCTCGGTGTCACCGACGTACACGGTACTGCTCGACGCGCTCGCCGCGGGCGACGCCGACGCCGCGGCCGCGGCTCTCGAGAAGCAGTTCTCGGATGCTGTCTCTCGCCTGCGCGGAGACGCAGACGTCGACACCGTCGAGGTCGACCTCGACGAGCAGCCGCAGGTGTTCCAGCCGATCGACGGAGCGATGCGCGACTGA
- the fbaA gene encoding class II fructose-bisphosphate aldolase, which produces MPIATPEQYAEMLDRAKAGGFAYPAFNVSSSQTINSVLQGLTEAGSDGIIQVTTGGADYFAGHTVKARSTGALAFARYATEVAKNYPVTVALHTDHCPKDALAGFVEPLIAASEEEVKAGRNPIFQSHMWDGSAVPLDENIAIAKELLPRMKAINAILEVEIGVVGGEEDGVAHEGSNDALYTTFADVDQAIQALGLGEQGRYIAALTFGNVHGVYKPGGVKLRPELLGEIQAEVAAKYNTGAKPLDLVFHGGSGSTDEEIALAVANGVIKMNIDTDTQYAYTRAIADYMFKNYDGVLKVDGEVGNKKQYDPRAWGKIAETAMAARVVESTKQLGSYGQSKS; this is translated from the coding sequence ATGCCCATCGCCACTCCGGAACAGTACGCAGAGATGCTCGACCGAGCGAAGGCGGGCGGGTTCGCATACCCCGCCTTCAACGTCTCCAGCTCGCAGACGATCAACTCTGTTCTTCAGGGTCTGACCGAGGCCGGCTCGGACGGCATCATCCAGGTCACGACCGGCGGCGCCGACTACTTCGCCGGCCACACCGTCAAGGCCCGCTCGACCGGTGCACTCGCCTTCGCGCGCTACGCGACCGAGGTCGCCAAGAACTACCCCGTCACCGTGGCGCTGCACACCGACCACTGCCCGAAGGATGCACTGGCCGGCTTCGTCGAGCCGCTCATCGCAGCATCCGAAGAAGAGGTCAAGGCGGGACGCAACCCGATTTTCCAGTCGCACATGTGGGACGGCTCGGCTGTGCCGCTCGACGAGAACATCGCCATCGCCAAGGAGCTCCTCCCCCGTATGAAGGCGATCAACGCCATCCTCGAGGTCGAGATCGGCGTCGTCGGCGGCGAAGAGGACGGCGTCGCCCACGAGGGCTCCAACGACGCGCTCTACACGACGTTCGCCGACGTCGACCAGGCCATCCAGGCACTGGGTCTCGGCGAACAGGGTCGCTACATCGCCGCGCTCACCTTCGGCAACGTGCACGGCGTGTACAAGCCGGGTGGCGTCAAGCTGCGCCCCGAGCTGCTGGGCGAGATCCAGGCCGAGGTCGCCGCGAAGTACAACACCGGCGCCAAGCCGCTTGACCTGGTCTTCCACGGCGGGTCCGGCTCGACCGACGAAGAGATCGCTCTCGCGGTCGCCAACGGCGTGATCAAGATGAACATCGACACCGACACCCAGTACGCGTACACGCGTGCGATCGCCGACTACATGTTCAAGAACTACGACGGCGTGCTCAAGGTCGATGGCGAGGTCGGCAACAAGAAGCAGTACGACCCGCGCGCCTGGGGCAAGATCGCCGAGACCGCCATGGCGGCTCGCGTGGTCGAGTCGACCAAGCAGCTCGGCTCGTACGGCCAGTCCAAGAGCTGA
- the glpX gene encoding class II fructose-bisphosphatase, producing the protein MVSLTADLSPLRPDRNLALELVRATEAAAIRAVPFIGRGDKEAADGAAVDAMRAFLGTVDFQGRVVIGEGEKDDAPMLFNGEEVGRGRGPQCDIAVDPIDGTSLTAAGRQNALSVLAVSDRGSMLDASSVFYMDKLVTGPAGVGVVDIRLPIGENIRRLAKALDKPVDEMVVSVLNRPRHEKLINEIREAGAGTRLMSDGDVAGGINAARHDARTDMCVGIGGSPEGIVTACAIKALGGHIQGVLWPRDDEERQRGLDAGLDVDKVYEADDLVQGNNTIFVATGVTDGQLVRGVRREGNYLYTESVVLRSASGTLRRIVSDHLVSKWL; encoded by the coding sequence ATGGTGAGCCTTACAGCCGATCTCAGCCCTCTTCGCCCCGACCGCAACCTCGCTCTTGAGCTCGTCCGGGCGACCGAGGCGGCGGCGATCCGGGCCGTTCCGTTCATCGGCCGCGGCGACAAAGAGGCCGCCGACGGCGCCGCCGTCGACGCCATGCGCGCCTTCCTGGGCACCGTCGACTTCCAGGGCCGCGTCGTGATCGGCGAGGGTGAGAAGGACGACGCCCCGATGCTGTTCAACGGCGAGGAAGTCGGCAGGGGGCGTGGGCCGCAGTGCGACATCGCCGTCGATCCGATCGATGGCACCTCGCTCACCGCAGCCGGGCGCCAGAACGCCCTCTCGGTGCTCGCTGTCTCTGACCGCGGCTCGATGCTCGATGCCTCCAGCGTGTTCTACATGGACAAGCTCGTCACCGGACCCGCCGGAGTGGGCGTGGTCGACATCCGCCTGCCCATCGGCGAGAACATCCGCCGGCTGGCGAAGGCGCTCGACAAGCCCGTCGACGAGATGGTCGTCTCGGTGCTGAACCGTCCTCGCCACGAGAAGCTCATCAACGAGATCCGCGAGGCGGGCGCCGGTACCCGCCTGATGAGCGACGGCGACGTCGCCGGGGGCATCAACGCCGCCCGGCATGACGCACGAACCGACATGTGCGTCGGCATCGGCGGCAGCCCCGAAGGCATCGTCACCGCGTGCGCCATCAAGGCGCTGGGCGGTCACATCCAGGGCGTGCTCTGGCCACGCGACGACGAGGAGCGCCAGCGCGGCCTCGACGCGGGGCTCGACGTCGACAAGGTCTACGAGGCCGACGATCTCGTGCAGGGCAACAACACGATCTTCGTCGCCACGGGAGTTACCGACGGGCAGCTCGTGCGCGGTGTGCGCCGTGAGGGCAACTACCTCTACACCGAGAGCGTCGTGCTGCGCAGCGCATCCGGAACGCTGCGTCGCATCGTCTCGGACCACCTCGTCTCGAAGTGGCTCTGA